The Sediminicola sp. YIK13 genomic sequence TTATAATAGCCGACAATAAGATTTCCGTCTTCTACAAAAAATCCAATGGTCAGATGTCACTTAAAGTCCTACAGCAGAATGAGGATTGGACGGTAGATATTATTTTTCCTGTTAGAAGGGGTAATAAACAGTATAAAATTTTGGAAAGTCCCTCCCCCGTCAAATCTGTTAACGACCATTTTATAATCAGTTCCAAGCAGGCTTCTACTGAACTTTTGATTTCCTATGAATAACCGAACCTTAAAAGTAAGGGAAGCAGGTTTCCTTCGTCAAAGGTATTTCAAGTTCTTTTAATTCCCATTCTATTTGTTTGATTACCAATGTGTTTATCATGACCTAAAGAGAAATAGGTCCTTGGTAGCACATTACTTCAATTTCCTATTTTTTACTGGTACATGAGATCTTTTCCTAGCGTTTTAGGGTAGGATCAATGGGTATTTAGTGACATAAATCGGGTAAGTAAGCATAGGAGGAACGAAAAGGACCATTGTAATTTTGTAATATGGAATTGGGGGTATTCTTTTTAAAAAGTAATGAAAATGGATACCCTTAATGTTTAACCTTAGAAATACTATTTATGAATATAAAGACATCTAATAAAAAAGCCTTGATTGCCTTGGCAATTGGAGGTTTCGGTATAGGGATGACAGAATTTGTCATTATGGGTATTTTACCCGATGTGGCAAATGCCCTTAATATCACAATTCCGCAAGCGGGTCATTTTATTGCAGCTTATGCGTTGGGCGTTGTGGTAGGAGCCCCACTATTTACGAGTATTGGAGGCAAATGGCCTGCACACAAGGTGTTACTGGTCTTAATGCTTTGGTTTACAGTATTTAACACATTGTCCGCATTTTCAGAGAGTTATTCTATGTTATTGGTTTCTAGATTTTTATCGGGATTACCACATGGTGCATTTTTCGGGATAGGGGCCGTAGTAGCGGGAAAACTTGCCAAACCAGGAAAAACTGCTTCGGCTATTGCAACAATGTTCGCCGGACTTACGATTGCCAATGTGATAGGAGTACCTATTGGAACCTATTTTGGACACCATTTTGATTGGAGTGTTTCCTTTTTGTTAGTGGGATTGGTTGGTGTTTTGGCTATGTTGAGTGTATATTTCTGGATGCCAACGTTGTCAAAATCCTCAACCAGAGGTTTTAAAAAGGACGTAAAAGTTTTTAAACGAACGGAGCTATGGATCCTTATATTACTGACTACCATCGGAACAGGGGGATTTTTTGCGTGGTACAGTTATATCGCGCCCCTGATCATTAAGGTATCGGGTTATCCGGAAAGCATGGTGGGCTATGCCATGATCATAGCAGGTCTTGGGATGGTTGTGGGGAATTTCCTCGGGGCCAAACTGACTGAAAAATTGGCACCTATGAAGGCTATCATTGTTAGTTTATCCTTAATGGTCACCGTATTGATAGTGAATACGTTCGTAGCCCAGAATCCAATCGCCATATTGGCATTGACATTCTTTATTGGGATCATCGCTTTTAGTGTGGCCACACCTTTGCAAATGGCAATTATAAAGGCCTCCAAAGGTTCTGAGATGTTGGGCTCTTCCATGAACCAAAGTGCCTTTAATATGGGTAACGCTTCTGGAGCTTATTTGGCAGGACTGCCCATAGCCATGGGGTATGGGTATACGTCTGCTAGTTTTGTAGGTGCAGCCATGGCCGGTTCCGGGATTTTAATTGCAGTGGCCATCGTTTGGAGCAAAAGGGAACAAAGAATCAAAGAAGAGAAACGTAGAATTGCCTTTAATAACTAGAACAGCGTTTGACACTTAGAAACTAAAAATCCTCGTTGCTAATTCAATAGTGACGAGGATTTTTTTATTGGTTTAAGTTACAGTAAGGGTTGATTTTGTCTTACGTTTATATTCTTAAAGTCCTAGATGTTTTTGGCTAGCCAATTCCCAACTTCACTGGTCTTAAAAGAGGTGCCACCATCTGCAAGATCTTCTGTCACGTAGCCTTGTTCCAAGGATTTGTTAACAGCATCACGTATGGCCTGTGCCTCATCGGTAAGCTTGAAATCTTCGAACATCATGGCCGCAGATAATACAGTGGCCAAAGGATTGGCAATATCTTTTCCGGCTGCCTGTGGATAGGATCCATGTATTGGTTCGTATAATTTTGCCTTGGTGCCCACGGAAGCTGAGGGCATTAAGCCCATAGAACCGGAAATAACGGAGGCTTCATCCGTAAGAATATCACCAAAAAGATTTTCGGTGATCAAAACATCATAGGAGTTGGGCCATTGTACTAGGCGCATAGCCACGGCATCCACAAATTCATAGGATACGGTCACTTCTGGGTAATCTTTTTCCATCGCTTGTACGGTTTCCCTCCACAAACGTGATGTTTCCAATACATTGGCCTTATCTACGCAACATAGTTTTTTCGAACGCGTCATCGCCAATTCAAATCCCTTTTTGGCAAGGCGTTGAACCTCATTTCTTTTATAGGTACAGGTATCAAAGGCGGTGTCACCATTGTCCAATCTGCCTCTTTCCCCAAAATAGATCCCACTGGTCAATTCCCTTAAGAATATAAGATCAGTGCCTTCGATGCGTTCTCTTTTTAAGGGCGACTTATCGATTAGGGAAGGAAAGGTAAAGGTGGGTCTTACATTGGCGAACAATCCCAGTTTTTGGCGCATTTTAAGCAATCCTTGTTCTGGACGTACCTTGGCGGAAGGGTCGTTATCGAACCTTGGGTGTCCAATAGCGCCAAAAAGTACCGCATCGGCAGCCAAACAGATCTCATGGGTCTCATCTGGATAGGGTTCACCAACAGCATCAATAGCGGCGGCTCCCGTTAGGGCAGGTGTCCAATCAATTTCGTGGTTAAACTTGTCTGCAACTGCATTACATACTTTTACGGCCTGATCTATTACCTCTGGTCCAATTCCATCTCCTGCTAGAAGAGCGATATTTAATTTCATTTGATTGTATTTATAGTTTTTAATGCGCTTATGGCTGCCATAGGGCATTATGTATTATATGATATTCAACATTTTTTCTGTGGCTTTTATGGCCGATACGGTCTGGTCAGAATCCAATCCACGTGTCGTAAACTCCTTGTTGTCGTGTTCCCAAGTGATTAGCGTTTCACAAAGGGCATCGGAATTACTTCCTGGAGGAATCCTTACTGCATAATCTATCAAGTTGGGAAGACTAATTTTTTTTGAGCGATACACCTTTCTCAGCGCATTCATA encodes the following:
- the leuB gene encoding 3-isopropylmalate dehydrogenase; the encoded protein is MKLNIALLAGDGIGPEVIDQAVKVCNAVADKFNHEIDWTPALTGAAAIDAVGEPYPDETHEICLAADAVLFGAIGHPRFDNDPSAKVRPEQGLLKMRQKLGLFANVRPTFTFPSLIDKSPLKRERIEGTDLIFLRELTSGIYFGERGRLDNGDTAFDTCTYKRNEVQRLAKKGFELAMTRSKKLCCVDKANVLETSRLWRETVQAMEKDYPEVTVSYEFVDAVAMRLVQWPNSYDVLITENLFGDILTDEASVISGSMGLMPSASVGTKAKLYEPIHGSYPQAAGKDIANPLATVLSAAMMFEDFKLTDEAQAIRDAVNKSLEQGYVTEDLADGGTSFKTSEVGNWLAKNI
- a CDS encoding MFS transporter is translated as MNIKTSNKKALIALAIGGFGIGMTEFVIMGILPDVANALNITIPQAGHFIAAYALGVVVGAPLFTSIGGKWPAHKVLLVLMLWFTVFNTLSAFSESYSMLLVSRFLSGLPHGAFFGIGAVVAGKLAKPGKTASAIATMFAGLTIANVIGVPIGTYFGHHFDWSVSFLLVGLVGVLAMLSVYFWMPTLSKSSTRGFKKDVKVFKRTELWILILLTTIGTGGFFAWYSYIAPLIIKVSGYPESMVGYAMIIAGLGMVVGNFLGAKLTEKLAPMKAIIVSLSLMVTVLIVNTFVAQNPIAILALTFFIGIIAFSVATPLQMAIIKASKGSEMLGSSMNQSAFNMGNASGAYLAGLPIAMGYGYTSASFVGAAMAGSGILIAVAIVWSKREQRIKEEKRRIAFNN